Proteins encoded in a region of the Antedon mediterranea chromosome 2, ecAntMedi1.1, whole genome shotgun sequence genome:
- the LOC140039385 gene encoding uncharacterized protein, whose amino-acid sequence MAEELKQLKINRRNAKGNLTRQGNALRRMLALENPDLEEIKRKADLLEDLFAVVELKHNELVEHVEGEEDYNTEEKWMQDCQDQFLIEIEQTRNSIRSLEKKQNETVVLVNDSNVNNSNVINDEVSSNQNDIHDDNVSDVNLSDPAIEVDNVNDNNVINPNLSTASSSSLDTNAFNWEGLLRAIALPRSQPIKFRGDPLRYHAFITAYKSSVSQVPDDGVKLQHLLSLCEGAAYSSIQYCVLKPAEEGYIAAIKKLKEKFGDPNIITKAWTDKILKRETVTLDTLGDFADDLGNCYGTLEALGKLSELDTMEGLSKVVQILPTFLRNKWKDVNFKLKENHTTATLKHLLEFVQKARDKEEDPVFGRVLTAKKPEKDKPNQRDHQRNHRPPTTMTLTDTKDSKKLPRMFCPYCNGNEHFLGGCKSFRELSKSQMKDWITNNNRCKHCARKHVTTECTLRKGCKMCSELHLTVLHDTLSPASQQSTPSNPAAATNQLYSLCQQYKPRDVFLKIVPVTLYSPTSQVDTYAVLDDGSMRTMLLTDGMNKLHIQGHEDSIVLKTVEHGTTTVPGRSVNVQISARGETHNRYNLDDAFSSTLLTLGTYSYPTREIKENYNYLKDVPLPEITDALPLVMIGADNVHLLTHRSPMIQLGINSPAAVHTVFGWTLHGPVPMPLTKPPVTVTTFTLCESSQLKSDVRRLWQVEELPPSKAATRSRLDQMAVNNLDHSTHLIQVDGVNRYEVPLLRDNSGTRFRAGVESVIPHMRRTERCYNQKPERREKHNQLIQKLVDDKLVKIITAEEAEKSEESWFVPHYVIEQKGKHRLVFNCSHEFQGLNLNKHLLAGPNLGSSLIGVILRFRQHEVAISGDIKAMFHQVRLKPEDQSLFRFIWRDCDETKQPTIYQWLSLLFGSTCSPCCATYPLQKLAVEHGEQYPEVKRSVMEAFYVDNCLDSTKSTEEAEILVHDIRTVLSMAGFNVRQWASNKPEVLKGLPEEALSSCTILEFQQDTNEAEPMLGMRWDTGSDSLTYRQNHDHQDVVTMRYIYRTLARQYDPIGFLVPFLIRGKLIVQDLWNMDNIDWDREITNSEIRASWVQWEDELKYIDQVNISRRYLTLKDATHQLHVFCDSSERAYGAVGYIRGERDGKVETAFVIAKSKVAPKKQLSMPKLELCAALVGARLMDFMEQTLKIPISTKHLWSDSTTVLTWLTSETCRFKVFVGTRVTEINHLTKDMTWHYVPTKQNVADDITRGMSLEEVASDHRWKYGPSFLAQATDHWPVMPKLQDQPGDTEVKKSVFCGLVNVDATNEISHLKDFDALLLQLGRKFDGAAPQQIENEAWRMVQRCCFPEDVTALKTGTSLPTGSRLKQLSPEWDNDAGLIRVGSRLSEANAIQEQLKHPIILDPKHYITKLIIRHTDAKLLHPGPERVLADLRRRYWILRGREAVKGQQRLCQECQRWRANPTIPRMRDLPAARLQIFKPVFHCTGIDCFGPMSVKVGRRTERRWGIVYKCMTVGAIHLELLESMNTEAFLLSFRRFVARKGQPAKIFSDCGTNFKGGDKELKSAFDLMTADLRDKLRPFQVEFIYNPPNAPHFGGIWERAVRSAKTALRVAIGNQLVTEPVLMTLLIEVEGILNSKPLGYVSNDSKDVNAVTPNILLMGRLDPVMPQVIYTEHDLLTKKRWRHSQVLINHFWRHFIRHHLPNLQVRQKWWRESENLQEDTVVLIMDNLLPRGQ is encoded by the coding sequence ATGGCGGAGGAATTGAAACAACTGAAAATCAACAGACGTAATGCTAAAGGAAATTTAACCAGACAAGGCAACGCACTGAGGAGGATGCTTGCATTGGAGAACCCAGATTTGGAAGAGATTAAAAGGAAGGCAGATTTATTAGAGGACCTCTTCGCCGTAGTAGAACTAAAGCATAACGAATTAGTCGAACATGTGGAGGGCGAGGAAGACTACAACACAGAAGAGAAATGGATGCAGGATTGCCAGGACCAGTTCTTGATTGAAATAGAACAGACAAGAAACAGTATTAGATCTttagaaaagaaacaaaatgagaCTGTTGTTTTAGTAAATGACAGTAATGTAAATAATAGTAATGTTATTAATGATGAAGTTTCAAGTAATCAAAATGATATTCATGATGATAATGTTAGTGATGTTAATTTAAGTGATCCCGCTATTGAAGTTGATAATGTTAACGATAATAATGTCATTAACCCTAATTTATCCACAGCCAGCAGTAGTTCATTGGACACAAACGCCTTCAACTGGGAAGGCTTGTTACGGGCAATTGCTCTACCCCGCAGCCAACCGATAAAATTCAGAGGAGACCCGCTACGGTACCATGCATTCATTACAGCATACAAGAGCAGCGTTTCTCAAGTCCCAGATGATGGTGTCAAGTTACAACATCTACTCTCATTATGTGAGGGTGCTGCATATTCTTCAATACAGTATTGTGTCCTTAAACCAGCCGAAGAAGGCTACATAGCAGCCATTAAAAAGCTAAAAGAGAAGTTTGGGGACCCCAACATAATAACCAAGGCCTGGACTGATAAAATACTGAAGCGAGAGACAGTTACCCTCGATACACTCGGAGATTTTGCAGATGACCTAGGAAACTGCTACGGAACCCTAGAAGCTTTGGGGAAACTCTCGGAACTGGATACCATGGAGGGATTATCCAAAGTTGTGCAGATTTTACCGACATTCCTCCGAAACAAGTGGAAAGACGTCAATTTCAAGTTGAAAGAGAACCATACCACCGCTACACTCAAGCATCTACTTGAATTTGTTCAGAAGGCTAGGGACAAAGAGGAAGATCCAGTATTTGGAAGGGTGCTAACCGCTAAGAAGCCAGAAAAGGATAAACCTAACCAAAGGGATCACCAAAGAAATCACCGACCACCAACAACTATGACCCTTACAGATACGAAAGACAGCAAGAAACTACCTCGGATGTTCTGTCCTTACTGTAACGGAAACGAGCATTTCCTTGGGGGCTGCAAAAGCTTTAGAGAACTAAGCAAATCCCAGATGAAGGATTGGATCACTAATAACAATCGCTGTAAACATTGCGCTAGAAAACATGTTACCACCGAATGTACTCTTCGGAAGGGTTGTAAGATGTGCTCTGAACTGCATCTTACAGTTTTGCACGACACCCTGTCACCGGCATCTCAACAGTCCACTCCTTCCAATCCAGCAGCGGCAACCAACCAACTCTACAGTCTGTGTCAACAGTACAAGCCCAGAGACGTATTCCTGAAAATCGTCCCGGTAACATTATACAGTCCTACCAGCCAAGTTGATACCTACGCTGTTTTAGATGATGGGTCGATGAGAACCATGCTGCTCACTGATGGAATGAATAAACTACACATACAGGGCCATGAAGACAGCATTGTTCTGAAAACTGTGGAACACGGAACAACCACTGTTCCTGGACGGAGTGTAAACGTACAAATATCGGCAAGAGGCGAGACTCACAACAGATATAACCTTGACGATGCGTTTTCTTCGACCTTGTTAACACTGGGGACCTACTCGTACCCAACAAGAGAGATCAAAGAGAACTACAATTACCTGAAAGATGTCCCTTTACCAGAAATAACTGACGCACTTCCTTTAGTCATGATCGGAGCTGACAACGTACATTTGCTTACGCATAGAAGCCCGATGATACAGCTAGGCATTAACTCTCCAGCAGCAGTACATACAGTGTTTGGATGGACATTGCATGGCCCAGTTCCTATGCCTTTGACCAAGCCACCGGTCACTGTAACAACCTTCACCCTATGCGAGTCATCACAACTGAAGTCTGATGTTAGAAGGCTTTGGCAGGTGGAAGAACTTCCTCCTAGTAAGGCAGCAACTCGTTCTCGACTCGACCAAATGGCAGTGAACAATCTCGACCATTCCACACACCTGATTCAAGTAGATGGAGTGAACCGTTATGAGGTTCCTCTGTTGCGTGATAACAGCGGTACACGATTCCGAGCTGGTGTTGAGTCGGTGATTCCACACATGAGGAGAACGGAGAGGTGCTACAACCAGAAGCCTGAAAGACGTGAGAAACACAACCAATTAATCCAGAAGCTAGTCGACGATAAACTAGTGAAGATTATTACAGCCGAAGAAGCCGAGAAGTCTGAGGAATCGTGGTTCGTCCCTCACTATGTTATCGAACAGAAAGGTAAACATAGATTAGTGTTCAATTGCTCCCACGAATTCCAGGGTCTGAACTTGAATAAGCATCTGCTAGCCGGACCTAATTTGGGTTCATCTCTCATCGGAGTAATCCTGAGGTTTCGCCAACATGAAGTAGCGATATCTGGCGACATTAAAGCCATGTTCCACCAGGTACGACTAAAACCAGAAGACCAATCCCTGTTCCGCTTCATCTGGAGggattgtgatgaaactaaacAACCTACCATCTACCAATGGTTATCTCTGTTATTTGGATCTACCTGTAGCCCGTGCTGCGCTACTTATCCACTCCAGAAACTAGCTGTAGAGCATGGTGAACAATATCCAGAAGTTAAAAGATCCGTCATGGAGGCCTTTTATGTAGACAACTGTTTGGATAGCACGAAATCTACAGAAGAAGCTGAAATCCTTGTGCATGACATCAGGACTGTACTGAGCATGGCTGGCTTCAACGTCAGACAGTGGGCTAGCAATAAACCGGAGGTTTTAAAGGGATTGCCTGAAGAAGCACTCTCATCCTGCACTATATTAGAGTTCCAACAAGACACTAATGAAGCAGAACCTATGTTGGGTATGCGCTGGGATACTGGATCTGACTCACTTACATACCGCCAGAATCACGATCATCAAGATGTTGTAACAATGCGATATATTTACCGGACACTAGCAAGACAATACGACCCCATTGGCTTCTTGGTTCCATTCCTTATTAGGGGCAAGCTTATAGTCCAAGACTTGTGGAATATGGATAACATCGATTGGGACAGAGAAATAACTAACTCCGAGATTCGAGCCTCCTGGGTCCAATGGGAAGACGAACTTAAGTACATCGATCAGGTCAACATCTCGAGACGATATCTCACACTTAAGGATGCCACTCACCAGTTACATGTCTTCTGCGATTCTTCCGAAAGAGCTTATGGTGCAGTCGGCTACATCCGCGGAGAGCGAGATGGGAAAGTGGAAACCGCATTCGTTATAGCCAAATCCAAGGTCGCTCCTAAGAAACAGTTAAGCATGCCAAAATTGGAACTCTGCGCCGCACTGGTTGGTGCAAGACTGATGGACTTCATGGAGCAAACCTTGAAGATTCCTATTAGTACGAAGCACCTGTGGAGCGATTCCACAACGGTACTGACGTGGCTCACTTCAGAAACCTGTAGATTCAAGGTCTTCGTCGGAACTCGAGTAACAGAAATAAACCACTTAACCAAAGACATGACCTGGCACTATGTGCCCACAAAGCAGAATGTAGCAGATGATATCACAAGAGGTATGTCCTTAGAGGAAGTCGCAAGCGACCACAGGTGGAAATATGGACCGTCCTTTCTAGCTCAGGCTACAGACCACTGGCCAGTGATGCCCAAACTCCAAGATCAACCTGGTGACACAGAAGTCAAGAAAAGTGTTTTCTGTGGGCTAGTCAATGTTGATGCTACAAATGAGATCAGCCACCTAAAGGACTTTGATGCACTGTTGCTCCAGCTCGGCCGGAAGTTTGATGGGGCGGCCCCTCAACAAATTGAGAATGAAGCCTGGAGAATGGTACAACGATGCTGTTTTCCAGAAGACGTTACAGCACTGAAAACTGGAACCTCACTACCTACAGGTAGTAGACTGAAGCAATTAAGTCCAGAATGGGACAATGACGCTGGTCTTATAAGAGTAGGTAGCCGATTGAGTGAAGCAAATGCTATACAAGAGCAATTGAAGCACCCAATCATTCTTGATCCAAAGCACTACATCACAAAACTCATAATCCGACATACCGACGCTAAGTTGCTACATCCTGGACCAGAACGTGTTCTAGCAGACCTGAGAAGGAGATACTGGATTCTCAGAGGCAGAGAAGCTGTTAAAGGACAACAACGACTTTGTCAAGAATGTCAGAGGTGGCGAGCAAATCCTACCATTCCTCGGATGAGAGACCTGCCGGCCGCAAGATTACAAATATTCAAACCTGTTTTCCACTGCACCGGGATCGACTGCTTCGGACCCATGTCTGTGAAAGTTGGACGGAGAACAGAAAGGAGATGGGGAATAGTCTACAAGTGTATGACAGTTGGCGCCATCCATTTAGAGCTTTTGGAGAGCATGAATACGGAAGCATTCCTGTTGTCGTTTCGCAGATTTGTTGCGCGAAAGGGCCAACCAGCTAAGATTTTCAGTGATTGTGGAACTAACTTCAAAGGGGGAGACAAAGAACTCAAGTCAGCCTTCGACC